The DNA window CTTAGCCTTGGTATCGAAACACTTGGCGGCGTGATGACAAAGATCATCGAAAAAGGCACAACCATACCAACTAAGAAAAGCCAAGTCTTCTCAACTGCTGAAGATAACCAAAGTGCCGTTACTATTATGGTTTTACAAGGTGAGCGTGAGTTTGCAAGAGATAATAAGTCACTTGGAAATTTCAACCTTGAAGGCATTCCAGCAGCTCCAAGAGGTGTTCCTCAAATAGAAGTTGAGTTTGACATTGACGCAAACGGAATTTTAACTGTTTCAGCAAAAGATAAAGCAACTGGCAAAGCTCAAAACATCACTATCTCTGGATCAAGCGGCTTAAGCGAAGAAGAGATAAACAACATGGTAAAAGATGCTGAGCTTCATAAAGAAGAGGACAAAAAGCGCAAAGACGCAGTTGAAGCTAGAAACCAAGCTGACGCACTAGTTCATCAAACTGAAAAAAGCATGAGCGAGCTTGGCGAGAAAGTTCCAGCTGAGGATAGAAGTAACATCGAAGCTGCGTTAAATGATCTAAAAGAGGTCTTAAAAGATGAAAATTCTTCAAAAGAGCAAATCGATGCTAAAGTAGAAGCTCTAAGCAAAGCTAGCCATAAACTAGCAGAAGCTATGTATAAAAAAGATGAAAACGCTGGAGCAAACGGCGGAAATAATAAAAAAGACGACGACGTTATAGACGCTGAAGTCGAGTAAAACTCCTAGAGCAGGGCACTTGCCTTGCTCTTTTATAAATTTATCTTCATAAATTCTTAAAATTGATTTAAAATAAGCAGTTTAAATAGTTAAAATTTATATAATGCCAAACAAAAAGGCTAAAAAATGTACTTATTTTTTTTGATTACTCATTTAATTTGTGCCATTGTATTTATAGGATACGTATTTTTCGATGTTTGCATATATCCGTTTGCTAAAAAAACGGTTGATGCTAAAACCCTTGAAATAGTTAAAAAAGCCTACACAAAAGGCAGCGCAAAGGTATTTGGCACAGCGTTTTTATTGCTTTTAATAAGTGGCGCTTATATGGCAAAAGACTATTTTGGAGGCGAGCTTGGTTGGTGGCAAAGCAACTTTCAAAAGCTACTGCTTATAAA is part of the Campylobacter concisus genome and encodes:
- a CDS encoding trehalose-6-phosphate synthase; translated protein: MYLFFLITHLICAIVFIGYVFFDVCIYPFAKKTVDAKTLEIVKKAYTKGSAKVFGTAFLLLLISGAYMAKDYFGGELGWWQSNFQKLLLIKIFVLLIMCFVTFISVFNVVLLKKPDPFGKFSHLIALVLCLIMVVLAKVMWWA